The nucleotide sequence CGTCGACGCCGCCGCGTGACGATCCTCGTGATCGTCCTGGTGGTGCTCGCCGCGCTCTGCGTGGCGGCCGAACTCGTCGCGCGCCACGTCGCCGAGGCCGAGGCCGAGAAGCAGATCGACTCCTCGCTGCCCGCGGGGACGACGGGCACGGTGGGCGTGAAGATCCACGGGTTCTCCGTGATCCTGCAGGCCCTGTCGGGTCATCTCGACGACGTCTCGCTGGCGTCGCACGACCTCGTCGTGCAGAAGATCCCGCTGACCTTCGACGCGACCGTGACCGACGTGCCGCTGAAGCAGGGCGGCACGACCGGGCCGATCGACGCGACGGTCGTCATCGACCAGAAGGCGCTCAACGACTCGAAGCTGCTCCAGAACGCGTCGGGCAACATCGCGCTCGGCAGCGGCACCTTCTCGTACGACTCGTCGATCAACATCCTCGGCCTGCAGCTGCAGTACAAGCTGACGGCGAAGCCCAGCGTGACGTCGAACGGCAAGTCGGTCGTGCTCACCCCGACGAACGCGGCGATCTCGTCGTCGAACTCGTCGATCGACGTGTCGAGCCTCCTGCAGTACCTCAAGACCCAGCCGCCCA is from Frondihabitans australicus and encodes:
- a CDS encoding LmeA family phospholipid-binding protein yields the protein MSDEARLEAVPAADSPGRRRRRRRRVTILVIVLVVLAALCVAAELVARHVAEAEAEKQIDSSLPAGTTGTVGVKIHGFSVILQALSGHLDDVSLASHDLVVQKIPLTFDATVTDVPLKQGGTTGPIDATVVIDQKALNDSKLLQNASGNIALGSGTFSYDSSINILGLQLQYKLTAKPSVTSNGKSVVLTPTNAAISSSNSSIDVSSLLQYLKTQPPTICVASSLPTSATLTGIGVTPGVATFHLHSTGLPLDSAALSEKGTC